A single region of the Nitrososphaerota archaeon genome encodes:
- a CDS encoding nucleotidyl transferase AbiEii/AbiGii toxin family protein — MDKDELRRLAKQTGFDLAALEKDYALTWLLGGIYSKESGLRDLLVFKGGTAIRKVYFPEWRLSEDLDFTVVQKIGPGMMKQEFERVFQLLKASGITYLFSSFNHRGFAVFAEVKFLGPLGFRNRITLDISLKEKMIEQPARIAVKPEYRDIPEFGIQVYSMNEILVEKIRSIFQGGKARDYYDVWRLLQEDKFDAGRIKALLIKKCEITGVEFRPESIFDETRLSEARKFWVIGLERLTKNLPDFEMVISELKDRLSFLK, encoded by the coding sequence ATGGATAAGGATGAGTTGAGGAGGCTGGCGAAGCAGACAGGGTTTGATCTGGCGGCTCTTGAAAAGGATTATGCGCTTACATGGCTTCTGGGCGGCATCTACTCAAAGGAATCAGGGCTCAGGGACCTGCTGGTTTTCAAGGGAGGCACGGCGATAAGGAAGGTGTACTTTCCGGAGTGGAGGCTCTCTGAAGACCTGGACTTCACAGTTGTGCAGAAAATAGGGCCGGGGATGATGAAGCAGGAGTTTGAGCGGGTCTTCCAGCTGCTAAAGGCGAGCGGCATAACATACTTGTTCAGCTCTTTCAACCATCGTGGGTTCGCGGTCTTTGCAGAGGTCAAGTTTCTTGGGCCGCTTGGATTCAGGAACAGGATTACGCTGGACATTTCATTGAAGGAAAAGATGATCGAACAGCCTGCGCGCATCGCTGTCAAGCCGGAATACAGGGACATACCGGAATTCGGAATACAAGTCTACTCTATGAACGAGATTCTGGTCGAGAAGATTCGCAGCATCTTCCAGGGAGGAAAGGCGAGAGATTACTACGATGTGTGGAGGTTGTTGCAGGAGGACAAGTTCGATGCCGGCAGGATCAAGGCGCTGCTGATTAAAAAATGCGAGATTACCGGAGTTGAGTTCAGGCCCGAATCGATATTCGACGAGACAAGGCTTTCAGAAGCAAGAAAGTTTTGGGTCATCGGGCTGGAAAGGCTTACGAAGAATCTTCCCGATTTTGAAATGGTGATATCTGAACTGAAAGACAGGCTGAGCTTTCTGAAATAG